One Williamwhitmania sp. genomic region harbors:
- a CDS encoding C1 family peptidase: MKRLLSFVVLACILAFSASAQEKDTTKTQGYQFTTVKELKITPIKDQYRSGTCWSFSTIAFIESELLRMGKPAYDLSEMWVVRNSYSDKATKYVRLHGSLEFGAGGSFADVMNVYRNYGMVPDTVYNGMHYGETKPVQGELDAVLKAYVDAVITDPDKKLTTAWHNGFDGILDAYLGPKPEKFTYQGKEYTPTTFTQTLGLNPDDYVSLTSYTHHPFYSKFILEVPDNWAWSESYNIPLADLARVFDYSIENGYTIAWGSDVSEKGFSYNNGVAIVPDANVAEMNNSEKLKWSKLTERERQAQLYKFDKPGAEKTITQEMRQEAFNNYETTDDHGMLIYGIAKDQDGTEFYMVKNSWGTSGKYKGMFYASKPFVLYKTMNIMVNKNAIPQDIRKKLGI, from the coding sequence ATGAAAAGATTATTGTCATTTGTAGTGCTCGCATGTATTTTGGCGTTCTCTGCTTCTGCACAGGAGAAGGATACAACCAAAACGCAAGGCTATCAGTTTACAACTGTTAAGGAACTAAAGATTACACCAATCAAAGACCAATACAGGTCGGGAACATGTTGGAGTTTTTCTACCATTGCATTTATTGAGTCAGAATTGCTAAGAATGGGCAAGCCGGCATACGATCTTTCAGAGATGTGGGTAGTTCGGAATTCCTATTCCGATAAAGCTACGAAGTATGTTCGTCTCCATGGAAGCCTTGAATTTGGCGCAGGCGGCAGCTTTGCTGATGTAATGAACGTGTATCGCAATTATGGCATGGTGCCCGATACGGTATATAATGGCATGCATTATGGCGAGACCAAGCCTGTTCAGGGTGAACTCGATGCTGTTCTTAAGGCTTACGTTGATGCAGTCATCACTGATCCTGACAAAAAACTTACCACCGCTTGGCATAATGGCTTCGACGGCATTTTGGATGCATACCTAGGACCTAAGCCAGAAAAATTCACATACCAGGGTAAAGAGTATACACCCACTACGTTTACTCAAACTCTCGGACTAAACCCTGATGATTATGTTTCGCTTACTTCCTATACTCACCATCCATTCTACTCCAAGTTTATTCTTGAGGTACCTGATAACTGGGCTTGGTCTGAATCTTATAACATTCCACTTGCTGATTTGGCAAGAGTTTTTGACTACTCAATTGAAAATGGTTATACCATTGCATGGGGTTCAGACGTAAGCGAAAAGGGCTTCTCCTACAACAATGGAGTAGCAATAGTTCCTGATGCTAATGTGGCAGAAATGAATAATTCTGAGAAACTTAAGTGGTCGAAACTTACTGAAAGGGAACGTCAAGCTCAGCTTTATAAGTTCGATAAGCCAGGAGCCGAGAAGACCATTACTCAGGAGATGCGTCAGGAAGCCTTCAATAATTATGAGACCACCGATGACCATGGTATGCTCATCTACGGAATTGCAAAGGACCAAGACGGAACGGAATTCTACATGGTGAAGAATTCTTGGGGAACCTCTGGCAAGTATAAGGGTATGTTTTATGCATCTAAACCCTTTGTACTCTATAAGACTATGAATATTATGGTTAATAAGAATGCAATTCCTCAGGATATTCGGAAAAAGTTGGGTATTTAA
- a CDS encoding DUF1987 domain-containing protein produces MGSASDLVLKETSKTPGISLTRGLLKISGRSIPEDALAFYQPITSWIEEYIKAPEPLSRIDFRFEYINSGSNRFVFTILKLMEDCHNNGHNVVVNWFFEEDDDTIKNLGKDFSSLLTVPFKMVEIVG; encoded by the coding sequence ATGGGATCTGCAAGCGATTTAGTTTTAAAGGAAACATCAAAAACCCCTGGAATTTCTCTTACGAGAGGACTTCTAAAAATCTCTGGCCGTTCCATTCCAGAGGACGCTTTGGCATTTTACCAGCCCATAACCTCCTGGATTGAAGAGTACATTAAGGCCCCAGAACCTCTAAGCCGAATTGATTTTCGCTTTGAGTATATCAATAGCGGATCAAATCGCTTTGTGTTTACCATTCTTAAGCTTATGGAAGATTGTCATAACAATGGGCATAATGTTGTGGTTAATTGGTTTTTCGAGGAGGATGATGATACCATTAAAAACCTTGGTAAGGATTTTAGTTCATTACTCACAGTGCCATTTAAAATGGTTGAAATTGTTGGCTAA
- a CDS encoding rubredoxin, whose product MRYRCKVCGLIYDPELGDPDSGIEPGTPFEDIPETWSCPICGASKKDFVEMDE is encoded by the coding sequence ATGAGATACAGATGTAAAGTTTGTGGATTAATTTACGATCCAGAGTTGGGCGATCCTGATAGCGGCATTGAGCCAGGTACCCCTTTCGAAGATATACCTGAAACTTGGAGTTGTCCTATTTGTGGTGCTTCAAAGAAAGATTTTGTGGAGATGGATGAGTAA